One Manihot esculenta cultivar AM560-2 chromosome 6, M.esculenta_v8, whole genome shotgun sequence DNA segment encodes these proteins:
- the LOC110616914 gene encoding uncharacterized protein LOC110616914 isoform X3 has protein sequence MGCLLSRKRVADFEEQGCGKFPLELLMRIWGIFWQVGGWQGSRVYGLGSAASSAFSQTGTGGTSTNVPSSQSPEWKKAIEAKFEEKYNSLQKLVEDQNQLIAKMRDELQTAKMGHQSSSLMPSSSDIPPAHRSLGDSHMD, from the exons ATGgg GTGCTTGTTGTCCAGGAAAAGAGTGGCAGATTTCGAGGAACAGGGGTGTGGAAAATTCCCACTGGAGTTGTTGATGAG GATATGGGGCATCTTCTGGCAAG TAGGAGGATGGCAAGGAAGTCGAGTTTATGGTTTAGGTAGTGCTGCCTCTTCTGCCTTCTCTCAAACAGGAACTGGGGGAACATCAACAAATGTTCCATCATCCCAATCACCAGAATGGAAGAAAGCAATTGAAGCAAAGTTTGAAGAGAAGTATAATAGTTTGCAGAAACTTGTAGAAGACCAAAATCAGCTGATAGCTAAAATGCGTGATGAACTACAGACAGCGAAGATGGGACATCAGTCTTCCTCATTGATGCCATCATCGTCTGATATTCCTCCAGCTCATAGATCCCTTGGTGATTCACATATGGATTAG
- the LOC110616914 gene encoding uncharacterized protein LOC110616914 isoform X1, with product MCLLSNSHMCLLSRKRVADFEEQGCGKFPLELLMRIWGIFWQVGGWQGSRVYGLGSAASSAFSQTGTGGTSTNVPSSQSPEWKKAIEAKFEEKYNSLQKLVEDQNQLIAKMRDELQTAKMGHQSSSLMPSSSDIPPAHRSLGDSHMD from the exons ATGTGTTTGCTGTCTAAC TCTcacat GTGCTTGTTGTCCAGGAAAAGAGTGGCAGATTTCGAGGAACAGGGGTGTGGAAAATTCCCACTGGAGTTGTTGATGAG GATATGGGGCATCTTCTGGCAAG TAGGAGGATGGCAAGGAAGTCGAGTTTATGGTTTAGGTAGTGCTGCCTCTTCTGCCTTCTCTCAAACAGGAACTGGGGGAACATCAACAAATGTTCCATCATCCCAATCACCAGAATGGAAGAAAGCAATTGAAGCAAAGTTTGAAGAGAAGTATAATAGTTTGCAGAAACTTGTAGAAGACCAAAATCAGCTGATAGCTAAAATGCGTGATGAACTACAGACAGCGAAGATGGGACATCAGTCTTCCTCATTGATGCCATCATCGTCTGATATTCCTCCAGCTCATAGATCCCTTGGTGATTCACATATGGATTAG
- the LOC110616914 gene encoding uncharacterized protein LOC110616914 isoform X9, whose product MRIWGIFWQVGGWQGSRVYGLGSAASSAFSQTGTGGTSTNVPSSQSPEWKKAIEAKFEEKYNSLQKLVEDQNQLIAKMRDELQTAKMGHQSSSLMPSSSDIPPAHRSLGDSHMD is encoded by the exons ATGAG GATATGGGGCATCTTCTGGCAAG TAGGAGGATGGCAAGGAAGTCGAGTTTATGGTTTAGGTAGTGCTGCCTCTTCTGCCTTCTCTCAAACAGGAACTGGGGGAACATCAACAAATGTTCCATCATCCCAATCACCAGAATGGAAGAAAGCAATTGAAGCAAAGTTTGAAGAGAAGTATAATAGTTTGCAGAAACTTGTAGAAGACCAAAATCAGCTGATAGCTAAAATGCGTGATGAACTACAGACAGCGAAGATGGGACATCAGTCTTCCTCATTGATGCCATCATCGTCTGATATTCCTCCAGCTCATAGATCCCTTGGTGATTCACATATGGATTAG
- the LOC110616914 gene encoding metal transporter Nramp5 isoform X2 produces the protein MGLISEKHLAELCKVEYPKYVKLCLWLLAEVAVIAADIPEVIGTAFALNILFHISLWIGVLLTGFSTLLLIGLQKYGVLVVQEKSGRFRGTGVWKIPTGVVDEGEDIFKAAMREVKEETGDMGHLLASRRMARKSSLWFR, from the exons ATGGGATTGATATCAGAAAAACATCTGGCTGAGTTGTGCAAGGTGGAGTACCCAAAATATGTGAAGCTTTGTTTATGGTTACTGGCTGAGGTTGCTGTCATAGCTGCAGATATACCAGAAG taatTGGAACAGCTTTCGCACTAAATATACTGTTTCATATCTCACTATGGATTGGAGTTCTATTGACTGGTTTTAGCACTCTCCTGCTAATTGGCCTGCAGAAATATGgg GTGCTTGTTGTCCAGGAAAAGAGTGGCAGATTTCGAGGAACAGGGGTGTGGAAAATTCCCACTGGAGTTGTTGATGAG GGTGAGGATATCTTCAAGGCAGCTATGAGAGAAGTAAAAGAAGAGACAGGA GATATGGGGCATCTTCTGGCAAG TAGGAGGATGGCAAGGAAGTCGAGTTTATGGTTTAGGTAG
- the LOC110616914 gene encoding metal transporter Nramp5 isoform X6: protein MGLISEKHLAELCKVEYPKYVKLCLWLLAEVAVIAADIPEVIGTAFALNILFHISLWIGVLLTGFSTLLLIGLQKYGVLVVQEKSGRFRGTGVWKIPTGVVDEDMGHLLASRRMARKSSLWFR from the exons ATGGGATTGATATCAGAAAAACATCTGGCTGAGTTGTGCAAGGTGGAGTACCCAAAATATGTGAAGCTTTGTTTATGGTTACTGGCTGAGGTTGCTGTCATAGCTGCAGATATACCAGAAG taatTGGAACAGCTTTCGCACTAAATATACTGTTTCATATCTCACTATGGATTGGAGTTCTATTGACTGGTTTTAGCACTCTCCTGCTAATTGGCCTGCAGAAATATGgg GTGCTTGTTGTCCAGGAAAAGAGTGGCAGATTTCGAGGAACAGGGGTGTGGAAAATTCCCACTGGAGTTGTTGATGAG GATATGGGGCATCTTCTGGCAAG TAGGAGGATGGCAAGGAAGTCGAGTTTATGGTTTAGGTAG
- the LOC110616914 gene encoding metal transporter Nramp5 isoform X7: protein MGLISEKHLAELCKVEYPKYVKLCLWLLAEVAVIAADIPEVIGTAFALNILFHISLWIGVLLTGFSTLLLIGLQKYGVLVVQEKSGRFRGTGVWKIPTGVVDEGEDIFKAAMREVKEETG, encoded by the exons ATGGGATTGATATCAGAAAAACATCTGGCTGAGTTGTGCAAGGTGGAGTACCCAAAATATGTGAAGCTTTGTTTATGGTTACTGGCTGAGGTTGCTGTCATAGCTGCAGATATACCAGAAG taatTGGAACAGCTTTCGCACTAAATATACTGTTTCATATCTCACTATGGATTGGAGTTCTATTGACTGGTTTTAGCACTCTCCTGCTAATTGGCCTGCAGAAATATGgg GTGCTTGTTGTCCAGGAAAAGAGTGGCAGATTTCGAGGAACAGGGGTGTGGAAAATTCCCACTGGAGTTGTTGATGAG GGTGAGGATATCTTCAAGGCAGCTATGAGAGAAGTAAAAGAAGAGACAGGA TAG
- the LOC110616914 gene encoding metal transporter Nramp5 isoform X4 has protein sequence MGLISEKHLAELCKVEYPKYVKLCLWLLAEVAVIAADIPEVIGTAFALNILFHISLWIGVLLTGFSTLLLIGLQKYGVLVVQEKSGRFRGTGVWKIPTGVVDEGEDIFKAAMREVKEETGDMGHLLASPLS, from the exons ATGGGATTGATATCAGAAAAACATCTGGCTGAGTTGTGCAAGGTGGAGTACCCAAAATATGTGAAGCTTTGTTTATGGTTACTGGCTGAGGTTGCTGTCATAGCTGCAGATATACCAGAAG taatTGGAACAGCTTTCGCACTAAATATACTGTTTCATATCTCACTATGGATTGGAGTTCTATTGACTGGTTTTAGCACTCTCCTGCTAATTGGCCTGCAGAAATATGgg GTGCTTGTTGTCCAGGAAAAGAGTGGCAGATTTCGAGGAACAGGGGTGTGGAAAATTCCCACTGGAGTTGTTGATGAG GGTGAGGATATCTTCAAGGCAGCTATGAGAGAAGTAAAAGAAGAGACAGGA GATATGGGGCATCTTCTGGCAAG CCCTCTGAGTTAA
- the LOC110616914 gene encoding metal transporter Nramp5 isoform X8, which yields MGLISEKHLAELCKVEYPKYVKLCLWLLAEVAVIAADIPEVIGTAFALNILFHISLWIGVLLTGFSTLLLIGLQKYGVLVVQEKSGRFRGTGVWKIPTGVVDEDMGHLLASPLS from the exons ATGGGATTGATATCAGAAAAACATCTGGCTGAGTTGTGCAAGGTGGAGTACCCAAAATATGTGAAGCTTTGTTTATGGTTACTGGCTGAGGTTGCTGTCATAGCTGCAGATATACCAGAAG taatTGGAACAGCTTTCGCACTAAATATACTGTTTCATATCTCACTATGGATTGGAGTTCTATTGACTGGTTTTAGCACTCTCCTGCTAATTGGCCTGCAGAAATATGgg GTGCTTGTTGTCCAGGAAAAGAGTGGCAGATTTCGAGGAACAGGGGTGTGGAAAATTCCCACTGGAGTTGTTGATGAG GATATGGGGCATCTTCTGGCAAG CCCTCTGAGTTAA
- the LOC110616914 gene encoding metal transporter Nramp5 isoform X5 has product MGLISEKHLAELCKVEYPKYVKLCLWLLAEVAVIAADIPEVIGTAFALNILFHISLWIGVLLTGFSTLLLIGLQKYGVLVVQEKSGRFRGTGVWKIPTGVVDEGEDIFKAAMREVKEETGIDTEFHQTI; this is encoded by the exons ATGGGATTGATATCAGAAAAACATCTGGCTGAGTTGTGCAAGGTGGAGTACCCAAAATATGTGAAGCTTTGTTTATGGTTACTGGCTGAGGTTGCTGTCATAGCTGCAGATATACCAGAAG taatTGGAACAGCTTTCGCACTAAATATACTGTTTCATATCTCACTATGGATTGGAGTTCTATTGACTGGTTTTAGCACTCTCCTGCTAATTGGCCTGCAGAAATATGgg GTGCTTGTTGTCCAGGAAAAGAGTGGCAGATTTCGAGGAACAGGGGTGTGGAAAATTCCCACTGGAGTTGTTGATGAG GGTGAGGATATCTTCAAGGCAGCTATGAGAGAAGTAAAAGAAGAGACAGGA ATTGACACAGAGTTTCACCAAACAATATAG
- the LOC122723791 gene encoding shikimate O-hydroxycinnamoyltransferase-like codes for MKIDIKESNLIHQAEDLPNNQHQWLSNLDRIHERNNIPTVYFYKAADHPISFESKVLKEALSKVLVPFYPVAGRLGRDNKGRLEIVCNNEGVLFIEAETDSELDEVGDLMLVEVSQLIPSVDYSQGISSFPILAVQVTKFKCGGLSLGLRFHHILADGFGALHFINTWCDVARGLSITMPPFIDRTILRCRAPPTPTFEHAEYDKPLSMNSATQILTSQQNCIQIFKITLQQLETLKNKVKNADGKTKYTTYEILTAHIWRCTCKARALSNNQPIKLFIPINGRSRLHPPLPPNFFGNVIFSATLFALSGEILSETLKNTVERIDKKIKRIDDEYMRSAIDYLEVMDDLTPILRGANTCRCPNLNIVSWMRLPFYDADFGMGKPIIVRPANPLEGKVYIMQTPSDDGSWQLAICLQADHMQSFQRLFYEF; via the exons ATGAAGATCGACATAAAGGAATCTAATCTGATACATCAAGCTGAAGATTTGCCTAATAATCAGCACCAGTGGCTCTCTAATTTAGATCGAATCCATGAAAGAAACAACATTCCTACAGTGTACTTCTACAAGGCAGCTGATCATCCAATCTCCTTTGAATCTAAAGTGCTAAAggaagctttgagcaaagttctTGTGCCGTTTTATCCGGTGGCCGGAAGGTTAGGAAGAGATAACAAAGGTAGACTTGAAATTGTTTGTAATAATGAAGGTGTGTTGTTCATAGAGGCTGAAACAGACTCTGAATTAGATGAAGTTGGTGACTTGATGCTCGTGGAAGTTTCTCAACTCATTCCTTCAGTTGATTATTCACAAGGCATTTCTTCTTTCCCAATTCTTGCTGTTCAG GTCACTAAGTTTAAATGTGGTGGACTATCTCTCGGACTTCGCTTTCATCACATATTAGCAGATGGTTTTGGGGCTCTCCATTTTATAAACACATGGTGTGATGTTGCACGAGGACTCTCCATTACAATGCCACCGTTCATTGATAGAACCATTCTTCGCTGTAGAGCTCCACCAACCCCAACATTTGAACATGCTGAGTATGATAAGCCACTTTCCATGAACTCTGCCACACAAATCCTAACATCACAACAAAAttgtattcaaatatttaagatCACACTTCAACAACTTGAAACCTTGAAAAACAAAGTAAAGAATGCTGATGGAAAAACAAAGTACACTACCTATGAGATCTTAACTGCACATATATGGCGTTGCACATGCAAAGCACGCGCTTTATCTAATAATCAACCAATCAAGTTATTCATACCCATTAATGGTCGGTCTAGATTGCATCCTCCACTTCCTCCTAACTTTTTTGGTAATGTAATATTTTCAGCAACACTATTTGCTTTATCCGGTGAGATTTTATCAGAGACACTAAAAAACACTGTTGAAAGAATTGACAAAAAGATAAAGAGGATAGATGATGAGTATATGAGATCGGCCATCGATTACTTGGAAGTAATGGATGACCTAACCCCTATCTTGCGAGGCGCTAATACTTGTCGATGCCCAAACCTTAACATTGTTAGTTGGATGAGGCTGCCTTTCTATGATGCTGATTTTGGTATGGGAAAACCCATAATTGTGAGGCCTGCAAATCCACTTGAAGGCAAGGTATACATAATGCAAACTCCAAGTGATGATGGAAGTTGGCAATTGGCCATATGTCTACAGGCAGATCACATGCAATCCTTCCAAAGGTTGTTTTATGAATTTTGA